Proteins encoded within one genomic window of Malassezia restricta chromosome VII, complete sequence:
- a CDS encoding proteasomal ATPase-associated factor 1, translating into MSVVRGVPWISVPASLREVVHDMEQASPGTWEDVWVSWHGVDEQRSLKHAVWRVSNDGHAPQVASLAPSTLPVRGLHPLCVDVEASPPMMVHLADQISALPAAWGPSVMALSACVGGVQRYAVGGADGVLHTGTWSHELFGSEDVTCEGHASDVTSVRFFPSAQVVLSTSVDMRARIVSALDGTCPRVLEGHTRAVNDSAIFGRGREVATGSSDGTVRVWDVGHHVTQARWDVQDGVNALAVLGAAASLPDDRQGLLVAGTDGGRLCGWDTRTAPQAAWGARVPPHPWCKDVARICALDADDTRVLLGTSNGMSALYDVRQPTAPLDAWHRNAASVTSVELAGDTAKVSTSDGLPYGWHASTGQVHEYAGWDADVTSSIRTDAWGRTIVLGARGMLATYGYHGYQGHDPC; encoded by the coding sequence ATGTCCGtggtgcgtggcgtgccaTGGATCAGTGTCCCGgcctcgctgcgtgagGTCGTGCACGACATGGAGCAGGCGTCGCCGGGTACGTGGGAAGATGTGTGGGTCAGTTGGCATGGCGTGGACGAACAGCGATCGTTGAAGCATGCCGTGTGGCGCGTATCCAAcgacggccatgcgccgcaagtGGCGTCCCTCGCGCCATCCACGCTGCCCGTGCGCGGTCTGCATCCGTTGTGCGTAGACGTGGAAGCGTCGCCACCCATGATGGTGCACTTGGCCGATCAGATCAGTGCCTTGCCTGCGGCGTGGGGACCCAGTGTCATGGCCCTCAGTGCgtgcgtcggtggcgtaCAGCGGTATGCGGTGGGTGGTGCAGACGGCGTGCTGCACACGGGCACATGGTCCCACGAGCTCTTCGGCAGTGAGGATGTGACGTGCGAGGGTCATGCGAGTGATGTCACGAGCGTCCGATTCTTTCCTAGCGCGCAAGTGGTGCTGTCGACGTCCGTCGAtatgcgtgcgcgcatTGTGTCGGCGCTCGATGGGACCTGTCCTCGCGTGCTCGAGGGACACACTCGTGCTGTGAACGACAGCGCCATATTCGGGCGCGGCCGGGAAGTCGCTACTGGCAGCAGTGATGGCACCGTGCGCGTCTGGGACGTGGGGCACCACGTCACCCAGGCTCGATGGGACGTGCAGGACGGCGTGAACGCTTTGGCGGTCCTGGGCGCTGCGGCATCCTTGCCAGATGATCGGCAGGGTCTACTCGTGGCCGGGACGGACGGCGGACGTCTCTGCGGCTGGGACACGCGCACGGCTCCCCAAGCAGCATGGGgggcgcgtgtgccgccgcaTCCGTGGTGCAAGGATGTGGCCCGCATATGTGCGTTGGATGCGGACGATACGAGGGTCCTTTTGGGCACGTCGAATGGCATGAGTGCCTTGTATGATGTGCGCCAACCCActgcgccgctggatgCGTGGCACAGAAACGCGGCGAGTGTGACGAGCGTGGAACTCGCGGGCGACACGGCGAAGGTGTCGACGAGCGATGGCCTGCCGTACGGCTGGCACGCATCCACAGGGCAAGTGCATGAGTATGCAGGATGGGATGCCGATGTCACGTCGTCGATACGCACGGATGCCTGGGGACGAAcgatcgtgctgggtgCACGGGGCATGTTGGCTACGTATGGGTATCATGGGTATCAAGGACATGATCCGTGTTAG